The Pseudophryne corroboree isolate aPseCor3 chromosome 10, aPseCor3.hap2, whole genome shotgun sequence DNA segment gatgcctataaaaggatgttaggcccatttcaatacacctacactcagaaatggcagcaggactgtgggccagtgatcttttgtgttttgtgggattcctcagactcagacattagcctgtaagtacccagggccaagaaactgaacatggtcagcaggttgtacaggttccgcggaggctgcgcaggcctcgttttttagggggcatttaaacttgaacgcattgtccgatgataaggtcatacagatgttccgtctaaatcgtaacaacattttccatctgtatgaccttgtcaaactgggcctagaccctgagacagcatgctctcgctctgtctcaggcctgcacaaactcctggctgtgttgcactttctggctactggcagctttcaggctgtgtctggggatgtcataggaatctcacagccctcattttccagaatcttaacacaggtgatgtatacctaactacctcttctgttttgtgtttgttttaatttctcggtggccagttctgtcctaaaatctcatgtttattgttctttaaaatatacacacaggtgttggctgttttgcagccccacatcgaggcctcaatctgcttccctacccaggagtctcagtggcatgccgtcagggtagatttctatgagctggctggcatgcccaatgtgcttggagccatagattgcacacacattcagctgagaccacctaggggcaggcagcacatatatacaaatcgccatttcgaacactccacaaatgtgcaggcggtttgtgatgcaaatctcaaaataatgagtgttgttgctggttatcctgggggctgccatgactccttcatcctcagtcagtcatccctctttgataagtttgaggacggacaaatgccagatggatggctgctgggtatgtaatttgatatgtgtaggcctgcgtatactttgtccaaatacaggtgcagatgtattaacctgtagaaggcataaggaagtgagaaaccagtgatctgtgcaaggtgataaaggcaccagccaatcagctccaatatgtaaatgaacatttaggaacagattgtctgctgcctttaataccttgcacatatcactggtttttcacttccttatgccttctacaggttaatacatctgccccacagtgtgttacttatgtgttgttgtatcttaacatgaatcatgttactatatctgtcttttaggtgatggaggatatggctgtttctcttggcttctaactccattgtcccgacctgatacccttgctgaacacaattacaatcatgcacataagcccacgcggaatgtgatagaaagatgttttggtgtgctgaaatctaggtttcggtgtctggataagtctggtggccttttgttgtatagtccctccaaggtgactcaaattgtgttctgctgctgctgctttcttcataacatgtgtttgcaacaacatctgccacatgttgaggaggaggaggaagaaagcagccagcaagcagaggaattagagacatctgatgatacttggagtacagatgtagggaggcaggttaggcaagagatcatcaatcgctatttctaaggtaagtttggtttgcttatttcatttgttgtgtaatcataaataggtgTTTTGCCTTTTTCCCcctaaaccattactcagaatgtgtctgtctccttgacacatacaaacatacccttgctttttgaaaaacaaatgtcgcatgtgtattgtgtgtatttttatactcaaaacaacagattatgagtggcatgcattaagtctggataagtgatcgtaaacttgcagtgctaatttcttacaagcccacataatccatttagtatttcactttatcattgtgtgtaacgtcctaatgcacaggttcacaaactcagccctcaggaccacacacagtgcatgtttttcacataacccagtagaagcacaggtgtatgaattactcacagacatatgttaaaaggttcacaggtggagctaattatgtcacttgtgattctgtgaggagacctgcaaaacatgcactgtgtgggttccttcaccgagtttgagaacctgtgttcccaaaaaaacactcctcaacatataatatgttagccttgaggaatacatgtgtccctatgtgtgatgcaccatcatatttaagacacacaaacttactgtaatcaggaataatttatttcctaatgtttgatgctgtaaacttgatgatgtgtaagtaaatacacagtttgccacatatatacattattatacacattctttgatttttgttgtaaaagtacatatttgtttgttacagcatcatgtgtaaaaatattcttactaatttttaacacacacaaacatgtcccaacaatactgacattcattttgtcaatgatttttaaacaaaacaaagccaacatattacaagctttttacgcaactcaattgtgttcttcttgtaatgttgtatagagaagaaagctgaaatatgtatcaataacattgtaatttggattgtctgcaggaaaagagaatgatttgaatctagaaagagtaatgattagaaaaaaaatcaagtggtcagtttacttcctgctaaagacattctgcctggctagcaattattgtgtctgcaggaaaagagaatgattggaatctagaaagagtaatgattagaaaaaaatcaagtggtcagtttacttcctgctaaagacattctgcctggctggcaattattgtgtctgcaggaaaagagaatgattggaatctagaaagagtaatgattagaaaaaaaatcaagtggtcagtttacttcctgctaaagacattctgcctggctggcaattattgtgtctgcaggaaaagagaatgattggaatctagaaagagtaatgattagaaaaaaatcaagtggtcagtttacttcctgctaacatgtatgtgtggctccatcaacatttccctcctccaatacaaaaaaaaatggtaaagaataaatgtgcgtacaaattttatgttgttgtttgtaccacttataattaatgatgttgtaaaaattgtcaaggagctaagtgttatatatttttttgccaaaaatacacttaaTACCTATAttcagttacttatcacaaatgtctaacttgtatttttttcatgatttttttggtggctgcttgtcctgccctttgcctttagcactgtcatgttgtcgtgctctggtggagcgtcttggtggtgatgagactggcgtgatatttggagtagtcgtaccagaactgctgcttgtttgctgttggtgcatgcatctgagagtttcattcaggttagtgagggtggcattgagttcacgtgtagcagcattttgattgtctactattcggaataaactttcattaatcttttgagtgttttgaaaaatgttcatataactttgctgttgtctgtgctgttcttccattagtctgtgctgttctaccattagtctgtgctgttcttccattatgcgctgtaagttgcccatgacctgtgtaatgtctgtacgcatgagttccatggtattgcctattctggttgtttgttcattttgtctactcagatttcttgatattcttctgaggtgagatggtaggcttgcaaacatttgtgtctgcttacgcaggcaatcttcattagtggcctgctgtctagcccaaatggaccaaaacatctgatcagggccttgtgttcctggtgttgttgggctgtgtagtggttgtggtgtgctttgctgtggtggtgtactcacaggtgctggggggctcattccttgccttaatggctgcatttctaagatgtttgtctcctccatgtcactgtgttgctgttgttgcggagggatgctgttcccaggactagaagctgaaatgttaaacaaatctccgttagctatccatatgtttgagaaatgtaaacaaatcactacacatggaacacatgtcattcactgttgctttcaactattctgcctagcaacatcatcactcatagcttaaatacatacatatgcctgtttgtggcaaatatgtctggttacttaattgtgaaagcaaacactttagttttattgtagctcacacatactccaccataaaaacacattggaatacataatgtgttaccttatagctttgttcaaacaaacatagtaatgtttttatatgtattttgcaatgttacctcaaacacacatgtgaaatttggaaaaacaaccttactttttgcaataaaaacaacatgcttttttgttgcagcatcttacacacaatgtcatactgtatggctcaagtggacatacatatccactggatgtggacaaggccatttagcttggattccatttcagcttttacttactgcggtaagtatttaagtttttgatgtgttttgacttaatgcggttatgaaatattttgattacgttctgaaatttttctcatttatttcagtttgatactcagaatcaagatgaggggagtgtggatgacgtcttgtaggtgtgtccaaaatttggagtggggggacagaacatacggacgataatcttcgtggcggggtagcctgctgtgtttgggccgggacatacgaccttgctttcttttcggccacaggttttttgtggtgatgtcttacagaagtgccacttctgctgctccatacttcttttgatggaccttttaatgaaagtgcaattttgttatggccattcctttacaagcataccctatactacaatggacactttacctgcttccgcagcgtcatcatcatcagatgtgataggagttactggccgacgagtagtactgcttttttctaacactgtataaaataaaaaaaataaaaaattcatgctattgtgtatacatccacccattatgcttataaacatttattcttttagaaatgcttggtttttaattataaaaaacataaggaccggaaatacaaaaaaaaaaaaaaacattgtccaatacacatatgcactatggcaacatcaacacaagaaaacatgtacaggacactgacataggccacaagttaaagaaaaaaacaaaaacacacacatcttcattttgtattgaaaggataaatattacagatgcaatatataaattgctctgtgatgtggcactccaaagacacattaccactatatgagccaaaacaaaatgtagcaatttttttaaaaattacactgcagtgtggtgtcacggtacaaatacaagcaaaaaattatcaaagaaatagtgttattttaattaaataattaacattatctaataatgacattacacatgtaagtggtttccaaaccactttccactactccagcctctaacatgacaaccactgttttttaaacattgcacatggatcacttaaatataaaacatagtcacaattttaaaataaaaaacgcacaaaaggaaaacattattgcaggacaattcagagacataccaagtccaaactacacatgcaaaatatctgtcagaaaaacacatgacatacaataaagtaagatgttacattggcttttgtataaaacattaaccaaaacaatgtatttgctgacacacacttgaagatgggagtaatatgcaacgttacatgacacacatttaaaaaaaaaaaaaaaaaaacatagaatgtaaatgctaatacacatgctcaccaatcttcctgggcctatctgaatcccggacatgggttgcagagacaacttctggaggtattacaatccgcatgggctcctcatactccagatatcttgcaatatagggctgcccaccaccagttttccgagccgacttggcctccttggccattttggacttgacacgtcgctttatgtcatagtaccatttgcggcaagtgtcctccgtctgcttgaccaccccctcactattgacagcagcaacaactttcgcccacaacaccgtcttcctccgtgttgacaccttggcggactcagggccaaatagctgcctctgatacttcatcagctcacgcaccaatgccacattgtcagcaaaactaaactttacattccgcccagtcttagtagtggtgcgtggctgcggagcactctgactgtcactatcacttgaggctgctgcagcaacctcacccacctcctccacctcactaacctcactaacactcacctcctccacctgaccaacctcctccccctcactcacaccctccacctcacccacctctgagtcacacataattgtgtgtctacacagttaacacagggaaaaaaatgacaaacaacacactcctccactaccactacacaactcacacacacacaccacacacacacacacacacacacacacacacacactgacaagggactataaagaaaaataacttggactacaaatgagacaaaaccacaaaatacaagacaacaagaatgacaagactactttcaaacacaataccacactcagaaatcgctaccaacactcctcaccaaacaacaaattcacctacctccacagcacaacctccctcctcctcaccactaactaaacccacgaggtgcggacggtttggggcgtatttatatggttgcgcacagacactcctaccatctgaaacacaaccaatcacgaacggggatgaaaatcgaaactgaaagtgaaaatgcggccgcgggaaaaaaaaaccctgccgcgtttaacttaggaaaaaaaacagcaaatacaaaaaaaacacgtacgcaaatgacaatgacggccgtaaatgtgccaaaaaaaaaaacgactgccatcgacatcggaaaacacgacaaacataaagtcgactgcttcgtaactttgcgtatatggattcaaaaagttgcatgaaaatgcacccgatacaaaacgagtttaaacactacacaaaccgactcaaacacgaatattagtaaatattgcccctggtcctttaccaggaggcatgtgtgctggcccagtttaaatactggttgagtggggcgcctgtagcgggatgggtatctcttgaacgtactgggagtttggaccatcccttagaagacctttttaagatacacccaaactctagaccccgcttattgtccctcctccccaccactagaacatctttacaaatctgggataaattggtgactcgcctgcctggacatcaatttccatattccactatctcactacgagccatagctacattaatccctaatttaaatctctctacctggtttgtttgtggtttgactgccttgggggaccttatggatggtaatgttatgctattgttttctcaactccagtctcgatataatctccccagtggagaattattgcattatttccaaattcaccactggtacaaaggtttgcctagacaggtggctcccccgaacccgttatcccagggtgtcttaacacgtgtatctctgtgtgactctagaggggacatctcgttttggtacaggatgcttatcagcttgcttactactactaagtctaatgcgcagctgaaatgggaacaagacttggatcttcccctatctgaagcccaatgggaacaaatttttatttcttcttaccgaatgtccaagtgcttgaatcacacggagatacatatcaaactccttaatagactatatttaacaccagataggctacactcattctggcagtcttgttccaaatattgctggcgtaactgtggggaaataggccatattttccatattttctggtcctgtccttcccttcgacatttctggagtgagctatttgctttgattaattcggtcttacacctgtcccttaccccctctccggccatgtccctgctccacatttttcctgctgagataccacctcatcagagatatctggtggggcatatttgtatagctgccagggctgcattggcccaaagttggaaacaagcttctccccctccttTATCACTAGTCGccaacaaaattcaattccattttactatggaaactgagttcatgccttattcttctgcggcctcctccccaatggtgaaatggagagcatggcatgactacgtcactgctggagggggtgtttcgccttccccctaactgactcggcttatacttccgctctgtgcaccggctgtgccttactagccctgtgtctattattgattatctgtttattgatatgttattgatgttttcatgtttgacccgtgtttatctttatctgtatctttttccaagatgactttgtatttttcctattgtatctatattggattgttatatttgaCTTCTGACAATTTACATCCCGTTCCCTTGGTTCTATGTACCCCCCCgccccttccttctttctttctgtaccccttccccttgcaaaatgaaaacttgttttcaataaaaattattgatgaaaaaaaaaaaaaaccatctctCACCACCGCTATACCTTTCTGTTTCCAATTTTGAAACCTGATGTTTTCCAAAGCCGGTGTAAAACAAGGGTTGCCCAAAAATGGAATAAATCTAGATTGCCCAGGATGTCTGTCTAAGGCAAAATGTATGGTCCCCCAAGCTTGGTAAGTATCCCAAAATAGTATATTGTTCTTGACACTTAAGGGTAACAGATTTTTGGGGGTATGTATCAGTGCACGCAGATCATACGGTGCCACAAGGACTTGTTCAATATCATAGTTAGCATAGGTGGAAGACTCTAATAGCCAATCTGAAAGGTATCTAGAAGAAACTGCCCTGGAGAACGCTGCTAAATCCGGTACCGCTAGACCACCATTGGGTTTCTTAAGCTTGAGTTTGGATAGGGCTATATCGTTTTCCACTCCATAAAAATTTTGTGAATAGTCTGTCATAAGCAAGAAGATCAGCCTTGTTAAGTTGAAGAGGTAATAATTGAAGAGCATAAGAAATCTTAGGGAATATGATGCTTTTTAGTACGGCTACTCTACCTAGTAAAGAGATAGGGAGCGTAGACCAAGAAAATAAAGATTGCGACACCTTAGTCAGGATAGGAGAAAAATTAACTGAATAAAGATTTGAAAGCTCTATAGGGATAAGGATACCCAAGTATTTAAGTGTGGAAGTGTTAAATGTAAATTGTGACAGGACAGGAGAGGAGGCCATGTGTAATGCGGGGGATTAAGTGGTAAAAGTTCGGATTTAGACATGTTAATTCTATATCCAGCAAAGGAGCCGAACTTGAATCGCAAGGACATTATGGCTGGTATCGATTCGTGGGGGTCTGTAATAAACAATAACATGTCGTCAGCAAAAAGGCTTAATTTCAATTCTTGATGACCGATAGAAATTCCAGAAAACTGCGGGAGTTCTCTCAAAGCTACAGCCAGAGGCTCTATAGCTAGGGCAAACAGtaagggggatagggggcagccctgtcgggtACCTCTATGCAATTGCACTGGTTCAGAGAGATAGCCATTGCAGAGTATACGTGAGCTTGAGGAGGCATACAGGGTCTGCAGCACACTGGAGAGGCCCAGCGGAAACCCAAAGTGTGATAACGTAGTAAACAGATGATCCCAACTGACTAaatcaaaagctttctcagcatctatagacaatgggggtgattccgagttgttcgctcgctagcagattttagcagcattgcacacgctaggtcgccgccctctgggagtgtatcttcgcttagcagaattgcgaacgaaagattagcagaattgcgaataaataattcttagcagtttctgagtagctccggacctactcacgattagcgatcagttcagtcagtttcattcctggtttgacgtcacaaacacgccctgcgttcggccagccactcccccgtttctccagccactcccgcgtttttctctggcacgcctgcgtttttccacaaacgccgtgaaaacgctgagtttccgcccagaaacacccacttcctgtcaatcacactacgatcacttcaacgatgaaaattctttgttctgccgtgagtaaatctactaagttttgagctaaaatacttagtgcatgcgcactgcgtaccattcgcatgcgcattttcgcattaatcgctccattgcgaaaatcggcaacgagcgaacaactcggaatgacccccaatataaagtagagatgagcgggttcggttcctcgggatccgaaccccccgaacttcacccattttacacggttccgaggcagactcgaatcttcccgccttgctcggttaacccgagtgcgcccgaacgtcatcatcccgctgtcggattctcgcgagattcatattctatataaggagccgcgcgttgccgccatattcactcgtgcattggagatgatagcgagaggacgtggctgcgttctctcagtttctgtgttcagtgtggtgcaaatatctgtgctcagtgtgctgcaaatatctgtgctcagtgtgctgcaaatatctgtgctcagtgtgctgcaaatatctacgttctctgcctgaaaaacgctccatatctgtgctgcattgtagtatatagtaggagaacagtgcagaattttgctgtccaccagtatatattgataaggctaactatttatcttataacattcactataaatgggtaagagactcagtacgcaattggcgtgtggggtaccgtaagggtacgcacttagcgtagcatacgctcggccgtgatcgagacgcacatgcgacacgctcgctcccagcttaatgcgtggtgtcgagcacgctataggcggccgactaccataatgctacgctaccagcgtagcggacgcaagagtccacgaggagaacacaagcggcgcagacgctcacgggatgacaatcagtaaaccttgaatgtaacacacagaaaggatactcttatactgtaaaccttgtactgaaatactgtagcgatgtaacgctgcttaaccttgttaatgctaaagctgcttgagcgtttgagacactcctattaccctctgcaatataataaacacacgataccttgctaaggttccaacacctttactaacaagcttttagttatatcgaaaaggggaaacagtttacaagtcatacactgcaagctaacatatcattctaacagaatatctagacagaaatatacaatagcgtcacaatcctatactataacagagagagagtatggccaatacaaacagagaacaagttggctacagagaattacttacacacactgggaacgatcgctgcgcagcttctggtaccagctccaagttagtcaagatgaaaaccgtttatggagagtgagagagctgcccaggctggctgatcttatatacactgcgtacagtacactacaaagggacctataatctcattgttcattggacacaggaatgtctcctcgcatcataacaaaaggtcataggttagtatgaacaggtgggctgtgactatatcaaactgctcaggtgggagggaatctgaagactcccgccgcatgggtaatgattcgcaaatatagtaaatgtccagaaaatactaatggccataactatacgcaggagtgattaatctttacctaactagcaccggattgtttctaataaaatgttctttagtcaggtaccagacacagctgctcaaaccctgtctgacccttcgtaccatgcaaagaggaattcctctgtccagcgaccctttacattaaacaaacttacagtcattattaaggggaacattatctataaaacatactatttggttttattatttaacgattgagtcgcccgctagacgcacacaaactctaccgtaaatgcacataccacgcgctcgagcgcattggccgaggcgccatcacgcggctgcgagtatccacacgcacgggagagaatgtgcacgtgcagcaggcacgcgcatggggtggatatatggcaacgtgtagcatgatattttttcgactttgacagtccaccctttggcagtcatcaataactgccacttcctaaaacagttcaaaaaagaaaaatatatgtcataatgtaaataccatcttatgattgggtaaagggaggagaggagcaggtgggaaaaaggtatgacctagtgagatagtagaagcatgtgtgtatgaatccatgtttgaggggtcatgtatcatcgtgccgtacgtgttttaaatcaagcttcgaggtattgcgaagtatacatttgaattccttcttatcccgtatcaagggtctgtggatgggctgtcaaactttaccgagctcttttcggcttttagttgtaacaaaatgggggagcacattttagttgatgatacatgaatgggggaatatgtgagtgctggtatctgtgcctatattccctattgactatgtgtgtcattacctgaaggttgtagaaatgaagataagaagcaattatggtaaatgcagtcataaactatgtgagtttaatatacatttgccgattgaggtcttgtcttgtgtcttgtctcgatgtacatgttgactgtagtctcctgatgcttttgctataaatgacggcaaaagtttttttttttttcattgtccagaaagttagtcactaaaatatttgggctatcgtaaaatttaaagccactagggaaaatggggcttgtagcatagttcatcagtggtctgtataaaagaggttgtcaaattcttcttccaagcggatgtctttgtaccttggaggaaaacaaaggagaaacgggtgaaagaaacggaccgtggaatcacattgtcatcacaacattgtctctatcgttgggtcatacatcaaattagttgttgttagtacagtgtcctcgctcctcagactcatcacccgggtactacctttacacctcgttaaaacccgaacgcatctaaatatcaggccaaccaatatgacgactcccagaatacacaaaagaaatttccctacatccataataataccttgggcccattctcctaagcccgagaaccaatttcgtgggttcaaccatgacacccaactggtcagctcattacccacagcagcgagtgtgagattgtgtttccttcgaaactcccactttaattgtaaaatgtcatccatcttttggtctatgacctcggctgggtcctccgtgctgtttgtaatgtacgtgcagcactttattccatattgagttgctagggtaacacaatacccgcctgtcacagctgtgaggtaattgagaatcatcctatgctgaaccagttctgttttgtaggcttgtaactctttcccagtgtacctgaatgtgtcgtcatacatttcggtgatattgtctaataaatttgcaagcgcagatatatatttgtaatttatcactcctctggcggtacgagtgatatctaacgcgagtaggaattgaatcccggtggattcatggatcagatcagaggctgaatgctctgtcctctctatcaggtgccgtttaacgactttcattttgttatgggttacagtcattacttcaggcagtacttttccaatatagcacaatccctctgagtttggggcaagccacttatacgccttcctcccgcatatgaaatatgcatcatcggggagaacatatgggacggagtatgacattatcatgttacaaattttccatgtgaaatctcctaaccctaattctcccatctgtttagtacacgtatcagtttgtacgatctgtgcacagtatcctggtgatacttctcca contains these protein-coding regions:
- the LOC134967007 gene encoding uncharacterized protein LOC134967007 produces the protein MEETNILEMQPLRQGMSPPAPVSTPPQQSTPQPLHSPTTPGTQGPDQMFWSIWARQQATNEDCLRKQTQMFASLPSHLRRISRNLSRQNEQTTRIGNTMELMRTDITQVMGNLQRIMEEQHRLMVEQHRLMEEQHRQQQSYMNIFQNTQKINESLFRIVDNQNAATRELNATLTNLNETLRCMHQQQTSSSSGTTTPNITPVSSPPRRSTRARQHDSAKGKGQDKQPPKKS